In Parcubacteria group bacterium ADurb.Bin159, the genomic stretch CTATTAAAATTAACGCTGTGCCTAAATCCGGTTGAAATAAAATAGGTAAAATCAAGCCCAAAGAAATTAAAAAACTAAAAAATGTCCATTTAAATAAAACAGGTTGACGCGCTTCTTTCCAAAATTTTGCCAAACTTAAAATAAGAGTTAATTTTGCTAATTCAGAAACCTCAAAACCAATATTGCCTACACCCAGCCAGCCCTTCATCCCTCGTTGAGTTTGTCCAATAAAAAGAACAAGTATTAAAATAAATATGGTAAACAAATAAATATACCAAGTCAAATCGCGCCAAAGACGAAAATCTAAAACAGAGAAAAGGAAAAATAAACCCAATCCTATAAAAACAAAAATTAATTGACGGATAAAAGTAATTTTTCCACTGCTATCTAAAGAAAGGCTATATTGCCCAACCAAAGAAAAAATAGTTAAAATTAGAATTAAAAAAAGAAGTAAAAAATCAAATCTTTTTAAAGATTCCTTCATAAAATAGGAAAAATATCCTGTCTAAAACGAGTAGAGTAGATAGAAAAATTAACTTCGAACCCGTTTTATGGCAATAGCCCCCATCGGGCAACTTTCCGCGGCTATTTGATTGCAATCCGCGCCTTCAACTTCTTCTACTTTCACTCTTGATTTTCCGTCTTCTCCTATTTCAAAATTATCGCATAAAGCCACACAACTGCCGCAACCGGTACATTTATTTTTATTGATAACAATTTTAAATTGATGCGCCATAAATTATTTAAACTTTTTAAATTAACGAAGAATTGTTTTAAGATAAGAAATCAATTTATTTTGAGGAATGTGCTCTTGAACACCGCTTATCATATTACGAACAATAATTGTCTCGTCTTGAACTTCTTGACTCCCTAAAATAAGAGCAAAACGCACGCCCAAATTATCCGCTTGTTCTAATTGCGTTTTAAGGCTTTCTTTTGCCAAATTCATTGCGCATTTTATATCATTAATTCGCAATGTTTCAAAAAGAGGAAGACATTGGCGACGGGCCTTTTTACCGATTTGGGCTAAAAATACAACTGGCTTTTTCCCTCGCGGTAAAGGTATATGATTAGCTTTAAGCTCTTCTATAATTCTGTCCACACCAAAAGATAACCCTAATGCCGGCACATCTCTACCGGAAAAACTTTTAATTAAATTATTATATCTTCCCCCTCCCCCTAACGCCGGCACCATTTGCCCCATAATTTCTAAAGCGGGATCATTTTTATCTTTAGGAGCAGGGAAAAATTCAAAAACAGTGTTAGTATAATAATCAAGTCCTCTAACTAAATAAGAATTTATTTCACGACTCACATTAGCCGCATCTAAATATTCCAATACCTCAATAAAATGTTCGTGACAATTAGGACAAAGGCTGTTAACAAATTGAGGAACAACGGAAAGAATGTTTTGACAACGGGAATTTTTACAATCAAGCACTCGTAAAGGATTTTCTCTATAACGTCTTTGGCAATCAGGACAAAGTTGTCTTCGTTTGCCTTTTAAAAATTTTATTATTTTTTTTCGATAAATCTCTCGGCATTCGGAACAACCCAAACTATTAATATAAAAAAATGGCTTTATCCCTAAGGTTTCCAATAAAACTTTTGCAAAAACAATAAGCTCAGCATCGCTTATCGGCTCGTTGCTTCCTAATATTTCCAAACCAAATTGATAGAATTGTCGATATCTGCCAGCTTGAGGACGTTCATAACGAAAATTTGGTCCAAAATAAAAAAATTTTACTGGTTGAGGACGATTAAACAATCCTTTCTCAATATAAGCTCTGGCAATAGAAGGTGTTATTTCTGGCCTCAATGCTATAGGCGTTCCTGATTTGTCTCTAAAACTATACATCTGCTTTCTAATTATATCAGAGGAAGCGCCAGTAGAACGTTCGTAAAGAGCTGCTTCTTCTAAAATAGGTGTTTCTATCCGCTCAAAACCATAACTTTCAGCTAATTTTTCAGCGCGAGTTAAAAAATAATCCCAATAACGCCATTCTTCCGGTAAAATATCTCTCATTCCCCTTAATGTTTGCCAACGAATTTTCCCTTTTTTTGCTTTTGTTTCTTCTTTTTCCCTTTTTTCCATCTCTTCATCTGTTTCTTCAAGTTTTATCTCTTTTATTTCTTCTTCTTCTTTTTCTTCTTTTTCTTCTTTTTCTTTTTCTTTTTTATTTTTATTTATTTTTTTTGCTTGCAGTTTTTTTGTTTTTTTAACACGATTTATTTTTTTAGAAACATTTTTTTTCTTTGGCTTTTTTTTATTCATATTTTAAAAAAAATTAAAAATTATATTCTACTTCTTTAATTGCTCCAAACGCTCGAATAGGCCAACCACGAATAAGAGAATGACCGATAATTTTATCTTTTGGTATTGGCCCAAAGGAGCGAGAATCCAAACTAACATAGCGATTGTCCCCTAAAAGAAAATATTCATTATCTTTTAATGAATAATCAATTTGACCGCTAGTAGAATAACCGTTTGGCAAATAATCATTTTCCTTTAATTCTATGCCTTCCGGATAGTCTTGATTATAAATAAAAATTTTCCCATTTTTAATTTCAACTCTTTCGTTGGGCAAACCAACAACTCTCTTGATTAAAAAATCTCCCTTTTTTTGGGGGGAATCAAAAACTATAACCTCGCCTCTTTTTGGCTGACGAAAATAATAAGATACTTTCTCAATAATAAGATAATCTCCATTATAAAAATTGGGTTCCATAGAAGGACCAAAAACAACAAATGGCTGAAAAATATAATTATGGATTAGCCAAACAAAAACAACGGCAAAAACAATCAATTTAATGAAATCAAAAATATACCTTCCTATGGAAGTTTTTTCTTTTTTTTCTTCTTTCTGCTTTTCTGGCGTAGATTGTAGATCTAATAAAGACACAATAATAAAATATCAAATGTCAAAAGTAAATTAATTTCAAACAAATTGAAATCGTTTAGAATTTAAAATTAGTTTTGAATTTTATTTTTATTTTTGATTTTCAATTTTCGATTTATCTCTAATGGATATTTCTCTAACAACATCGGTAATACTTTTTTCCATACTTCTTAATTTGCGGCTAAAAGAGAAAAGAAAATAAAAAATAATTATTAAAGCAAAATAAATAATTACATCTGCTCCCCGGCCAATACCCAAAAAACGAGCCAGCCAACTAGTTATGTCTGGGTAAATAACAATCGTTAGAGCGATTAACCAAAAACATAACCAGCCAATAAAATCAATTTTTGATATCTTTTTATTTAAAAAATTTCTAATTAACCGGTAAAGGGCAAAGATAATAAGTAAGCTTAATAAAATTTGGCCAAAAACCATAATAAAAAATTCAAAATTCTATATTTTTTAATTAGGGTCAGACCCCAAAAACCAACCGCGGGAAACCCTTTATTGATGCGGGTTTCCAGGCAATTTTTCAAAAATGGCACGATTTTGATCAGGATTCAGAACTTGGAATATGGAATATAAAATTTAATTTATTTTTATTATTATTTTAAAATTGGTAAAAAAAGTGTCAAATTTGATTTTTTCGCGAGATAACCCTTTATTGATGCGGATTTGCGAAGGTCGGAAAAAGGGGACTGTCCCCTTTAAAGAAATTTGTCTAAGAATAATGCCCAAGCGGTTTTTAACCCTTCTTTGAAATTTTGCCCTTTGGAAAGAGAATAAGAAGTATAAATGGCCGAAATAGGAACCTCAACCAATTTTAAATGTTGTTTTTTTATTTGCCCAACAATTTCCGAAGAAATTTCCATTCTTTGAGAAGAAAGAATTAATTTTTCTAAAGCTGATGCTTTAAAAGCCCGCAAACCTGATTGGCTATCGCTTACCCAATTACCGTAAAGAAAAAAAGTTAAAATATTAGCAATATAATTATAAATTTTTCGGCTAAAAGGCATATTACCCCCTTTTTTCGTTCTTGTGCCAATAACTACTTCAGCTTTCTCGTCTAAAATTGGCGCTATAACTTTTTCTATATCAAAAGGACAATGTTGGCCATCAGCATCAAAAGTAACAATAATATCGCCTTTTAATTTCAGGGCAATTTTAAAACCGGTGATTAAAGAAGCGCCTAAACCTAAATTAATGCAATGACGATAAACTATGGCCCCCTCTTTTTCCGCGATTTCAGAAGTTCTATCTTTTGAACCATCATCAACTACTACTACGAAATCCGCATAATTTTTAACATTTGAAATAACCTCTCCAATTGTCTTCTCTTCATTATAAGCGGGAATAACCAAAATAATCGTTTTATTATTACAAGCGAAGGGAGTAACAAGGTTCGGCTGAGTAACACGAGGCAGGTTCTTATTCTTGGTCATAATTTTTAATCATTGGCTCAAGCAATAAGCGATGGGCTTTGGTATAAGCTAAAGATTGTTTTAAACCCTCTTCAAGAGTGGTAACCGGAAACCATTCTAATTTTTCTTTGGCCTTAGAAATATCCGGTAAGCCCAAAGGAGTCATAAAAAGAAGAGGTTCCCTAAATTCGATTTTAGCAGAAGAACCAGTTAATTCTATAATTTTAGAAGCCAAATCAACCAACCTTATATTAGTCGCACCGCCAAAATTAACTGGCTCAGTTTCATTTGAATCCATTAAACGGCAAAGTCCTTCTACAATATCCGCCACATAACAAAGAGAAGTAGAAAATGTTTCGTCCCCGTAAATAATCAACGGCTTATTAGTCAATGCTTGAAGAAAAAAATCAGGCACCATTTGGCCGTCAAAAAGCATTTCCCGAGGACCATAAGTGCGGAAAAGACGAGCGATTTTTGTTTCTAAACCATAAAACTGATGATAAGTCATAAAAGCAGCTTCAGCAAAACGCTTTCCTTCATCATAACAAGCGCGCGGACTTAAAAGATTGACCTCTCCTTTATCCTCTTCTTTAAAATAAAGATTATCTCCTTTCCTCGGTCCATAAACAACTGACGAAGAACCCAAAAGAATTTTAGATTTGTAATATTTGGCTAATTCCAAAATATTATAAACACCCAAACTATTAGCTTTCAATGTTTCTATTTTTAGGGCGTCAAAATTTTTAGCTGAAGTCGGACAAGCTAAATGATAAATTTCCTGAATACCGTAAAACTCTATTTTCCAATCGCGTAATTCTGTCATTTTTTCCAATTCAGGTATTCCCTCGGATAAATTATATTTTATAAAACGAAAATTTGTATTAGGCAAAAGCTGGCGAATATTCTCTACGCTTCCTCCAATCAAAGCATCTAAACAAATTACATTATTCTCTTTCACCAAATAATCGCAAAGATGAGAACCAACAAAGCCTGCTCCGCCAGTGACTAAAATATTTTTTTTCTCCCCGGGATAAAATTTTTTTGTTTTTTCTTGCTGGAGCATAAATTAATTAGAGGGTCAGACCCCAAAAATCGACCGCGGGAAACCCTTTATTGATGCGGGTTTCCAGGCGATTTTTCGAAAATGGCACGATTTTGATTAAAAAAGAGATTGCCACTTGTCTGTCCTTCGATTTATTATTAGTTAATTTAATTATCTTTTGTACTTCGGATTTCGAGTTTTATTATAAGACCTATTTTCTTTAAATGTTCTGCGTTCTGTTTTTTGTTCTGTTTCAGGCGCTATCTCTTTATGAGAAAGATTAATACGGCCAAGTTCATCAATCTTAATAACTTTAACCGGAATAATGTCTCCCACTTCCACTACATCATGGGGATTTTTTATGTATTTATGAGAAAGTTCAGAAACATGGACCAACCCTTCTTGCCCGGGAACGAGCTCCACAAAAGCGCCAAAATCGAGAATGCGAGTAACTTTCCCTTGAAAAAT encodes the following:
- the fdx gene encoding Ferredoxin; the encoded protein is MAHQFKIVINKNKCTGCGSCVALCDNFEIGEDGKSRVKVEEVEGADCNQIAAESCPMGAIAIKRVRS
- the hisS gene encoding Histidine--tRNA ligase; the encoded protein is MNKKKPKKKNVSKKINRVKKTKKLQAKKINKNKKEKEKEEKEEKEEEEIKEIKLEETDEEMEKREKEETKAKKGKIRWQTLRGMRDILPEEWRYWDYFLTRAEKLAESYGFERIETPILEEAALYERSTGASSDIIRKQMYSFRDKSGTPIALRPEITPSIARAYIEKGLFNRPQPVKFFYFGPNFRYERPQAGRYRQFYQFGLEILGSNEPISDAELIVFAKVLLETLGIKPFFYINSLGCSECREIYRKKIIKFLKGKRRQLCPDCQRRYRENPLRVLDCKNSRCQNILSVVPQFVNSLCPNCHEHFIEVLEYLDAANVSREINSYLVRGLDYYTNTVFEFFPAPKDKNDPALEIMGQMVPALGGGGRYNNLIKSFSGRDVPALGLSFGVDRIIEELKANHIPLPRGKKPVVFLAQIGKKARRQCLPLFETLRINDIKCAMNLAKESLKTQLEQADNLGVRFALILGSQEVQDETIIVRNMISGVQEHIPQNKLISYLKTILR
- the spsB gene encoding Signal peptidase IB — protein: MSLLDLQSTPEKQKEEKKEKTSIGRYIFDFIKLIVFAVVFVWLIHNYIFQPFVVFGPSMEPNFYNGDYLIIEKVSYYFRQPKRGEVIVFDSPQKKGDFLIKRVVGLPNERVEIKNGKIFIYNQDYPEGIELKENDYLPNGYSTSGQIDYSLKDNEYFLLGDNRYVSLDSRSFGPIPKDKIIGHSLIRGWPIRAFGAIKEVEYNF
- a CDS encoding Undecaprenyl-phosphate mannosyltransferase, with protein sequence MTKNKNLPRVTQPNLVTPFACNNKTIILVIPAYNEEKTIGEVISNVKNYADFVVVVDDGSKDRTSEIAEKEGAIVYRHCINLGLGASLITGFKIALKLKGDIIVTFDADGQHCPFDIEKVIAPILDEKAEVVIGTRTKKGGNMPFSRKIYNYIANILTFFLYGNWVSDSQSGLRAFKASALEKLILSSQRMEISSEIVGQIKKQHLKLVEVPISAIYTSYSLSKGQNFKEGLKTAWALFLDKFL
- the rffG_2 gene encoding dTDP-glucose 4,6-dehydratase 2 gives rise to the protein MLQQEKTKKFYPGEKKNILVTGGAGFVGSHLCDYLVKENNVICLDALIGGSVENIRQLLPNTNFRFIKYNLSEGIPELEKMTELRDWKIEFYGIQEIYHLACPTSAKNFDALKIETLKANSLGVYNILELAKYYKSKILLGSSSVVYGPRKGDNLYFKEEDKGEVNLLSPRACYDEGKRFAEAAFMTYHQFYGLETKIARLFRTYGPREMLFDGQMVPDFFLQALTNKPLIIYGDETFSTSLCYVADIVEGLCRLMDSNETEPVNFGGATNIRLVDLASKIIELTGSSAKIEFREPLLFMTPLGLPDISKAKEKLEWFPVTTLEEGLKQSLAYTKAHRLLLEPMIKNYDQE